The Balaenoptera ricei isolate mBalRic1 chromosome X, mBalRic1.hap2, whole genome shotgun sequence region TGAAAGGGAAAATGTCCCTCTCTTGAATATCCTCAGTTGACAACAGAGGCAAATCACACAAGGCCAGTACACTGCCCTGGGGGCAGAAGTGTTAGCTATTAGAGACATGATATGGTCTTCAGTCTTTGGAGAGAAGCTCAGTTGTGTGCTCCAGGGACAGTCGACCAAGATCTTGCATCATCTCTCCCAAGGTTGCattggacattttttaaaaagcaatctgtGTTCCATCTACTttaccttccttctctttccaactcccttatttctccttttctgatcATTATCATCATGGCTAAAGAAACATTTTAACCACAACGTTTGGGACAGTTTTCTGTCTGATAGTGAACAAGagaaacccagctctgccaccacccCATTCCCATTTCCCTGCCACCCAGGCGCCCCTACCATCCCCCTCCGGTACCCAGTTAAGTGAGATTTTacttttactgaattttaaactGGACCTAAGTATACCAGATAAGCTAATGGGTCTGTAGGAccacttttctgtttgtttttacttaaatatatttttaaaattctgtattatCCAGGGCACTTTTAGAAACCCTTCAGAATGATAGCTAGTACCTTTTATATGGACCTTGCCCAATTTCCTAAGTGACTGAGGGTATACCTCCTCTGGCCCTGTCAACATTTTATGATCAGTGATACTAAGTACTAATCTTAAGTAGTATGACATTTatctttttagaaattcacgttcttttatttatttatttatttatttatttatttatttatttatttatttattatttatggctgtgttgggtcttcgtttctgtgcgagggctctctccagttgtggcaagtgggggccactcttcatcgcggtgcgcgggcctctcactatcacggcctctcttgtcgcggagcacaggctccagacgcacaggctcagcaactgtggctcacgggcccagctgctccgtggcatgtgggatcatcccagaccagggctcgaacccgtgtcccctgcattggcaggcagattctcaaccactgcgccaccagggaagcccgacatttATCTTTAACTTATTTGGTAGTACCTCAGAATTTCATTGCcagcaatcaataaaataatatgcCATTTTCACCTCTTAGATGACTTTAATCACTGCTGTTTAAATAGAAACTTTTGGGGTGGAAGTTGATATATTTGAAAGTAAACAGATAATGTTACCTAGGAAAGGCACCTATTGAACTATGAACATCCCTGGAGTATACTATATATCCAGAGCATAGTTAATATTAAATGGTGAGACCGAAGTGTggtttctattttaagctgttaaatTTCAACATGAAAGTGCCCTTTATTCAGAATAAATATGGCATTCATGAAAGATGAAATACAGAAGGTGCCAAGGAGCTGTGAATCCCTCCCAGTGTGAGGCAGAGTGGGCAATATTTGATTTTCAccacctcttccctccttccagcAAACAGAACTCTACCTCAGCTCTGACTTTAGATTCCCACCCTTTCCTGTAATAATATTGTACAGTCCACTGTTTGTGCTTTATGAGgtaccagaattttaaaataaccatttaTTTTAAGGAGAGATTTTCAGATATTCCATTACAAATTCTCCTGAAACCTAATCATTGCTTTCCTTGTATTACAGTTAAAACTACTGGCTTTAGTACAAGGAAATGTGttacatttatttgaaaaacCGTATCCCTccatgatttgatattttttttacaatgaaagTCTGAATCGTTTAATTATTATATTCCTAGCTGAAATTTAAATCTGAGTCTCAAAAAAGGCTCTATGCtttataatgtttttgaaatacaCAAATGCTAAGAACTGTGCTACAGCTGACCTATATGATCAAATTCGGTTGCTGCAAAAATCTTATGGACCGTCTGATCTAAAAATCAGTTCggtgtaaatatttaataagtttTAAACAGCAAATGCCAAAATTTAAGtagctgatttcttttttcctatctgagaaaaagaaagctaGTTCTGTCATTATTTAAGCATGTTTCTTAGATCTTTGACGTGAATATTTAAGAACCTTAGGATTTGGAGCTAGTATATAGGTTGTACTATCTTTCAAGATTAAATCTAATCATTAAAAAACCCTTTCTGCCCTTTGGCTTAACTTTcctcaccttttaaaattttctcatttgtttaaatattgGTTTAATAAACAGAACTGCTTCATATATCTAAGCGATTCTCTTATTTCAAAGAGAATGTCAAGTTCGAACTTCATTGTTCCAAActtttacatgtatatgtatgtatgtgtttttccCCCTAAGCTGAGAGCTGGTCCATTTGATGAGTTCCAGATCGCTACCATGCTAAAGGAAATTTTGAAAGGTCTGGACTACCTgcattcagaaaagaaaattcacCGAGacataaaaggtatacagaagtCTAATGTGAACCTGAGAAAAACAGATGCATTCTGAGGAAGCTGAGggttttttcatctctttttcccTCCTAGCTGCCAATGTCTTGCTCTCAGAACAAGGAGATGTGAAACTTGCTGACTTTGGAGTTGCTGGCCAACTGACAGATacacaaattaaaagaaataccTTTGTGGGAACACCATTTTGGATGGCTCCTGAAGTTATCCAGCAGTCAGCTTATGACTCAAAAGTAAAGTGTTACCTGTACaaactattttgtttttaatattaagttTTATATAGTGTACTATCCTATTTAATAAACTGCCTTAATACTCCTTCCTTTTAAAGTATTCCTAAAGCTAGAGTCATGTCAGATGTTGCTGGTAAATCATACGTTCCCTTGATGCTGGTAGTATTTGGACCTTCTTCCCTTCAATGGCCTTTCATCCTACTTGGAATACAATCCAAAATTCTTACTATCACATATGTGGCTCTCTACAGTCTGGCCCTTGTCTACCTCTGGCTCATCTCTTATCACtctcctctattttcttttttttgatctCTCTTCACTtccacttttatttaaaattaatttttattgacccTCTATTTTCTATCTGCTTCAGCCACAGTGGCCTCATTgctggtccataaacacagcaAGTCCCCTctagcctcaggacctttgcacttgcctCTCCCTCTATCTGGAATAGCCTTTCTCCCAGTTAGGTCTCTGCTTAAACATTACCTACACAGAACAGTCTTCCCTGGCCATCCTGTGTAAATTTGCAGCCCTTTTACCTTATTCATTATTCCCTTATCCTgatttactattttcttcacagaacTTAGCACCATCTGAcatcctattatttatttatttatctgtctctTCTACTAGAACATAAGCCCCTTtagagcagggatttttgtctggtttggtcACCACCTGAGTCCTCAGTGCCTAGAatacagtacctggcacaaagtaggggatttgatcatttttttaaataaatgaatgatattaataaaaatttattaacatCACATTTCTTGAGACACTTTCATATTGTATGACCGTTAGACTCCACAGGTTATTTTGTGGCAATATGTTGGAATGGAATTTCAAGGTAATTGTTCTTTCCTCCTTACCTTAGGCTGACATTTGGTCACTGGGAATTACTGCTATTGAACTAGCCAAGGGAGAGCCACCTAACTCGGATATGCATCCTATGAGAGTTCTGTTTCTTATTCCAAAAAACAATCCTCCAACTCTTGTCGGAGACTTTACTAAATCCTTTAAGGAGTTTATTGATGCTTGCCTGAACAAAGACCCATCATTTGTGAGTATATGTGCCGCGACTACTATTTTCTATGATCAGATCTGCATAGAGCCAGTGTGGTTTGTTCAACAGTGAGGAATACAGTGCCTGTGAAAACTGTCTAAGATCCATCCAGGAACGTGATTCTTCCCTCTATGTTGCTAATTTTCTTTAGTTGTTGACAAGATCCGtagttccttctctccttcccctgcatctttttctcttttttctatggTCCCTagcttcttctttattctgttgatcATTTCCTATTTCAGGGGGAAATAAAGTTCCTTTTCTAGGATGTCATTAtgaaagtatatgtataactattcACAATGATTTTTATtcaactgtgttttcatttttcatgaaaAGTTGTTTGcgtttcactattttttatttaatgttcaGCAGTTCCAACATGAAGTTGTACATGTTTCCTGAAGTCTAATGAGCTCCATTCATTTACTTGGCAAAGTTGATTACAGttgttttactgtttttaaaataaagccgCCCGATGACTTCGAGAAACTAGAAATATACAAGAACTGAATTTGATGTGACAATTTTTAAGTTGCTAATGAATATTCTCATATTAATAAAATACTAGGGGGGAAAATATCCCCCACAGCACCTGGTATTTGTATTTAGATGCAATATGAATTAATGTGTGATGAAGAAGGGGGTCATATGATATGTGCAGATAATAACAAAGTTACAGCCTTGCtagttttcatccttttttccaaTTTGCAGTAAATAtagtaaaagtattttaaagcactATTTTGAAacgtttttaaatttttgcttaatTATCAAAGTCCTGCCATGTGTTTCTCTGATTTTAAGAAAGCCCTGCTGCCTGTTGCTAGTAGGTAGGCCACCTTTTGCCCATTGGGCTTTAGCAAATTGGTACCAAAGTAGTGAATTTAATTTGGTTGCCTTGAGCCACTTCAAAAATAGAATTAGATATTGTCTTATGGCATTTTAGTTGTCCTCATATCTGCAGACATACTTTTACACCTTTCAGCTTAGTAACTGAAGTGATTTCTTATCACTCCTTGCAATCAAAAGAGCCTAGAAATATTCATgcatcctttcttttttgttccttagcGTCCTACAGCTAAAGAACTCCTGAAACATAAATtcattgtaaaaaattcaaagaagacTTCTTATCTGACTGAACTGATAGATCGATTTAAGAGATGGAAGGCAGAAGGACACAGTGATGACGAATCTGATTCTGAGGGCTCTGATTCGTATGTaccaattatttaatttttatgtagatAGCCCATTTTAATATTGCATATATTTTAACTGTGATCCAATATGCTTTCTCTAGCATAAAATATAAACCTTATTCTAAAGTTTGACTTTAGAAACtgtgaaaatcttttaaaatcacgGTCTGTGAAGTACAATGAATTTGGAAACACGTTTTTTTCTTAGAAGTGAATTGCTTTAGTTTTAAATGGTCTCGGTCTAACCCCTAGTGGATACTTGAGTATATTACAAAATTTTGGAACAAGATTCGATTTAAGGTGTTTTACTAGTTTGCCCAAAGTGATAAGGAGCAATGTCTTCTCTTACTTTGATGGCAACCTGCAAAATCCCTCTGGAGAACTAACGTTTCCCACCTCTTGGCCATGTACCAAACCGTGATCAGACCGGGACAttgaaatattcatttatatCTCATTTGTACCCCCTAAAAAGTTGCATTGTTTTTTAACTGCAGCACTTATACTAACGTTTCAGCCTCTAAGTCCATAATTTAATTTACTCCTTCGCTAGCTGAATTGACACAAAGGCAACACCAAATTTCTTTAGATACTACTTGCATTTATGAGAAATTGCCCAACTTCTAAAAGGTCTAAAAAATACCAGGATAGTTGTTTTTACTCTGTTCTAATGGTTGTTGGCCTTAGCTGCCCATGAGAGTCACCCATGGAGCctttcaaaaatgtaaatcaactatactccaatataaaataaaaatttaaaaaaaatcacaagccaCACTACAGGAGATCCTGATCTAGTCAGTGGGAAGGGGTTGGGGCAGGGCTTTATATATAGTAAGAGACCTTCACGTGTGATTCTGGTACACACTTAGAGTTGAGAACCATTGCTACTCTTCAGTAAAAAGCAGTGTCTATTTGAAACTGAGATCAAATGATTTTTTATACATTGGGACAATTCTCCATTCGGAGTCTGGCTGCATTGATTAGGTATTTTCACCAAGCTGTATCATTTAGGAACTTATAGAAGTATCTTTGGCAATCTCTTTAGGGAATCCACCAGCAGGGAAAATAACACTCATCCTGAATGGAGCTTTACCACCGTGCGAAAGAAGCCTGATCCAAAGAAACTACAGAATGGGGCAGTATGTATATGGAGATGATCACTTCCTCTTGGTAGACTTTTTCGAACTATATAGTGAGAGTATGATGGCCAAAAATTGTTAGAATTTAATACCCCTAAGTGCTCATCTACCTCACTGTGTCCAGAGTAGGTTTCATTTGCCATTCGTTTTGAGCTAATTAAGAAAAGGTCATAGAAGTCATTTAAGTGGCCATTGGtatgttttaaaatgcattttacctAGAGATAGCTAAACCCAGTGGAATCATGTATATCAGTTGTAATCCTCTAAGTTAGAGAACTTCTGGATGAGGGATGGGAATTAGTGATGGGAAGAAAGCATGGAAACTTGCCCTGTATTGGGTCTTTTGGGAGGAGGATTCCAAtgaatgattattttaatttcatgtgtATAATCTATAATATTTGTTCAAAGGAGCAAGATCTTGTACAAACCCTGAGCTGTTTGTCTATGATAATCACACCTGCGTTTGCTGAAGTAAGTACAGATTCATTAGCTTCGGATATCTATTTTAAGAAGTatagtaattttaaatgttatagcTATTGATCTTTCTCAGCTTAAACAGCAGGATGAGAATAATGCTAGCAGGAATCAGGCAATCGAAGAACTGGAGAAAAGTATTGCTGTGGCTGAAGCTGCCTGTCCTGGCATCACAGATAAAATGGTGaagaaattaattgaaaaatttcaaaagtaagcttgaaatgtcatttttaaaaaactattttgacATTTTCTGTTGGATGTTCATTTATGATGCGATAATATAATTACCTACTTGATTCAGTCATTCCGTTTATTCCTAACAAAGTCAATTCTTAATAGTCATATGCTTGAAAACTGTTTTGTTTGTTGCCCATCTTAAACATTAGCTTTTGGAATTATTATCTTCGGGCATTACAAGGTAGCTTTCCACTGAACGAAATggcctggttttttttgttttgttttgttttcctttccctgtTAGTAGGAGTACAGACAAAAGGTCAGGGGACATATTCTTATTTGGACCCTTGTAAATACCATTGAGGAATGCTTTCATTCTTGCCACTACTCTTATCACACTGCTGTTCACATTGTTTCAGTGCTAAAGTTCATTAAGTTTAACCCCCATAAGAAAAGTTAAGGATTTTAGGTAGAGAAACTCAAATGAAGACTCTAAAAGGTTCTTATGTTTGATTTCAGTTTCTATACTGCCTCTTGAACTGTTGCTTTAACTTTGTTCACATTCAAAAAGGttcttacatttaatttttaaattcccttttaAAACAAGACTTTTGTATGCATATGCAAACACAACTCCTTAGCTCAAGCAAGTTATAAAAAGCACTACTAATCTTAGCCTTAATCCCATTATATTGCTTCTCAGTGCATCTTTATATTCCTTGTATTTGTGATGCCGCTGGGACCAAGTTGGAACAAACCATACAGCCTGTAAAACACATACTCTCCTAGACCTTTCTGGCTGATAAAGCCTATTTATACTCATCAGCTAAAGCCCCTCTTAAAATCCCTTAGTTTTTAGTGGAAACCTcccctcttttccaatttgcaaacaaatcaattgGAAGTTGTAAAATCAGACCCAGAAGGGATTTTTGAACCGCTTTATATTTTAACGTTTACATGATGAGATGCAATACAATTTTTGTTTGCTGAATCAATTCTTTCATTGCAGAGTTCATACAGATGTAAAATAGACACATGCATAGTTGTATATCAATTtaagtttttcttaattttataggTGTTCAGCAGATGAATCCCCCTAAGAAACTTCTTGTTAGTGGCTTCTATTTCATATGGACCCAGAGAAACCCACCAAAGCTACTTCAAGCTTAACTATGCTTAACTCATGAGCTCCACGTGCCTTTTGGATCTTTGCAACATTGAAGATTTGGAAGAAGCTATTCAACTATTTTGTGATGgtgtttatcattttatattttaaagagattatTTTGTAAGGAATAATTTTTAATACTATAGTTTCACCTGTATTCTAGTAAATGTTGAGATACAGTTTTGCTTTTAGGTATCATTATTACTTAAGTTACTAGGATGAATACCTTTCATGTTTTGATCTTTAGTTAACTGTACACTCATGAAACATACAGGTCTTTTAAAGTCATCCTAAATATTCAACTTTTGTAATCATCAAGCctcaaaaagctttttttttttttttaaaacacaagcaTATTCTAAAAATGACTACTGGTGGGGAGGCGGAAACAAGTCACACGTTCttaaagcagaagtttttaataagCTCTTAGAAATGAAACCTGGAAAACTATTGACTCTTCTCCCAAGTGGGTATGATATTCCAGGCAGCTCAATGATGATCACATTTGAGAGCCCTGCGTTTGAAACATTTAGAGGCAACATGTAGCAACAGAGGTACCTCTTGGTGTGCAGTATTTACTTTCTCTTATAGAAGAGACAATTGACCCTTATTTAACATGGTTGGAAAGTTAAAGCAATACTAATTAGCCAAGGATGGATTTTTGGTAATACCGGAAGAATTAGTcaggattcatttttaaaatcaactcaAATCGCATATTATATGCTTGGATTTGGGGAGCTTAAAAGAAGCTGATTATCATGTGATTATAAATACCTGATCAACAGGTATGAATATAATTTACACCAGCATATTTTTGTCATGGTCATAAAATGTCCTATAaactatttatacatttttttcctcataacTATCCAATACATAAacatcatttgttcatttttgaaaggGTATTTAAATAAGCATTTTCTCGTTCATATGAAAATAACCATAGTACAGGATGATTTCTGTCCGTACAAAGGTTAAGTTAGACTGTACAGTTaattttcagttatatttatGGTACTGTTACATGGGTAATACCTTTTTCTTTTAAGCCCAGTATATATATTATGCCTGCCTAAGTTCTGAAGTGGGGCTATATTTCAGTAGTTGTAGAATTATTGATATTAATTAGTTTTGATAGTTAATGTTTTATTGTTTGGATCTGAACAATTTGGTTTTTGCACAAAAGTCATTTTAATAAACCTGAATAATTGCCAAATATTAGAAGAAAGATTTTCTTCAAGTGAAGAATACAGTTTTTAGTCAAAGCAGCCATTACCTCTTCCTTTTTTGTAATAATACAGACACTTGAATAAGTTGTTGTGTCATATGCCAAGAAAATTTTTTCATTGGTGCCTATACTGTAATAATTACTTTTAACACATTGTATTTTGAAGTAATAGTTCAGTTAAATTTTTCACCTGCTATGGAACTGAAACTCAATTACAGTTTATAATTTGTAGAGGTCTGGTAATAATTTTGAAGCTCGGATCATGTatcaaatgaatatttttgtaaaagtaaaagcaacaaatttttaaattgattatttGAAACTTTACAGCGCAGCTGCACTGTGGATAGAAAATTGTATTGCTTATTCATTATAGTTATTAGTCCTGTAAAATGTTTCTGGGTAAGGATACTTCAGTGTTTTGGGGggggtaaaaataaatatttaaatttcctgGTCCTCAATGTTCATTTTCTTGAGGTGGGGGTATGGTGTGGTATTTTAATTGTTTCAAATCATTTCTCCTGTCCCCTTTCATTTATTGTTGGAACTTTAACACCAGTGTTTCCATTGGAAACTAGAAGGTATTCTTCACATTTTATTAAACATTGATTATAGCTCCAGTGAATATGTCCTGATTTCTGTCTCCTGTCCTGACAAAATTATTAATAGAGTTCTCTTTCACTCAAAAGTATCCTTCCTAGGTTACACAATAAACTTTATGGTCACcctatttatagttttattagGAAATTTTATACAGATTTGAACGCTGTATTTCTCTGGGGGAAACAAATTTCACAAAGATTTCTAGAAACTGAGATGAGAAATAGCATATAATCCTAAAAGAATCTGAGTTTTTCCTAGAGAAAAGGTCAAAGATGAACTTAATATAGCTTTGAGTATCTATAGGATTAATATATAGGTGATTGGGTTTCaatatattcttattattaaaTAGCTATTCTAGACTTGTGAGTTACCGGATTCGATTCCAGGAGCAGGAAGGAAAGTGCTAGCATGTTGGAAAGAGGTAGAGTGAGGTATATTCAAAGGGATTTTTGTGGTGTAAGGACTAGGAGAGTAAGAAAACTATTCCATGCATCTTTTCTCCATTCAGTCATATATAAAAATAGCTTGCTTACATAATTGCATCATTTCTTTGAAGTCACTACCTAACATTATCTTGTAAATATGTTTTACTTACcattaaaatcaataaagaaaataaatagttcTCAAATAGAATGCTATACCTTCCAAGGGAAATAATAGAGAAATTTTGAATGGGTCAAGAATAGAATTTTGGTTCATTAACTCAGTCTGGAgtactatcctttttttttttcagctaccCCAATTCTACCACTTCTCCATCCCTGACTATACATTTTTACCTGCTTCCCTCCTTTTCCTTGTTCTCTAAATGTCCCTTCCCTTAATTATAGGCTAGAGCCAATCGCTTCTGAAATTGACTGAAACAAAATGAAGTTCATACTTACaacttaattttcaaataaatgggTTTCCATCACTCTTTATTAAAATGCTATTCATCTCATTTCCTTGCCTACATGCACGCAACAagatatggcaaaaaaaaaatgcttgcagGAGAGATCACATAAACAGACCAACATGTTAACTTTTATCTTTCACTACATATTACAGCTAGTTAAGAATAGAGAATAAGTCAAACATCATATTATCCCCATCAGGCAGATGTCTGGCTTTAGAAATTGATCAATTCCTGAACTTCCGAGGTTTAGAATTCTGCCAAGTCCTAGATTAATTATAAACTGGTGTTCTGTTGAGAGGATCTATGTTCCTTCTTGTTCCTGAAATATAGGAGAGCCATGCTCCCCCTAACATATGTTATAAAAATTGAAGTCTTTAACATAAAACAGGGCTATTTTTACTGGGTCCCACACGAATAATGAGGACTGAAACCTTTAGTTGTAGTATTGTTTAAGAACAAAATGACCAACACAGTCACAGTCTACTAAGTCGCTAAATGATATCAGGAGCCAATTCTATAGGTCAATCCATACTGTCACTGTTCTTCAGTGTTGAAGAGCCTGACCTTCGTTTATAATGTCTCTTTGGGGAAATGTATAATGGAGATGACAAATACCCACCTCACTCTGCTACGGGGCTGGTGAGGAAAGGGCATGTTCCAGAATGATTCAGAGGGGATAGAGGAGTGAGGCTTGAGGAATGGGGCAGAGCTGGATCTTTCATAAGCTGAGTGCCTAAGCTTAGAAGAGTCCCTTAATACCAATGAATAGTAACAAAGAAAGTGGTTTTTGCAGAAGGTTCCTTATGTTTCACCTAAGTTAGTAACATGGAATTGGCCTGGAAATGTTCATAGGGTTCACATTTTAAGCTAAAAAGTAATTACATGCTTTTCACAAAGTCCTATCTTCAGCACTTGATGTATTGAAAGAAACATCTTCATCTTCTTCATCTAGCTGTAGACTACCAGAAGACAAGCGGATTCTGGCCATGGGTGAACTTATTCCTTTGTCATACAAAGAGTAGTAGTCTGGTTTAAGAATCTCTGATTCAGAATCACTGGATTCACTAGCTACATACCCTTCTGTTGCTCCCTGATCCATTAAAACTGTTGGAAACTCCTGCTCTGCAAACATATATGTAAACAGGTCAGCTTTACGACTCAGAGCAGGACAAGGCCCTAAAGGTTTAAATTCTGATCCAAAAGGAAAACGGATCGTTTTCATGTCTGATTGGCTCTGGGACCGTTTAGGGGTTGGCTCTTGAATGTTATATGCAAATGCATCTTCTAAATTTGGATCTTCCTCTTCTAGATCTACATTGAGGTTGCTCCAGCCAGTAGTTTGGGCCATAGCTTCTTGGAGTTCTTGGAAGTCTTGCTGAAAGCTCTGCATTCTGAGGTTCCCTGGGCTTCTTTTGGCTGGCTTCATTGCGGTAGGCTGTAGACAGCTGTCTGGcctttccctttcctctgccGTGATTGGAGACTGTCTGGGCACCTGGGGTGGTCTGTCCACATAAAAGAAGACTTGGGGAGGCATAATATCAACCTGCTGACCAGTACAAGGAATATAGGGCACATCTGTGTAAGTTAGCTGCCTTGCTGGACTCACTTTGCTTGTAAGGCCAGAAGATGTGCTCGTGTGATTGTCAGCAAACTTACAGCTTGTTTGGAAGGAGCTTAGAGGATTCCTTTCCTCAAAGTAGTCAGGATCGGGGTCAGTGGTAAAGACAGGGTCTGTATAAATAAAAGGGAACGAGGAACTGCTCTGGGACTGATGTAGTGATGTGGGATCTGCCTCTGGTTTGGAATGCTCCAGCTCGGCTGCAAACGTCACCTCCACGGCAGAGTTTCTCCTCCTGCTGTCCAGCACAGGCTCAGAGGCGTGCACTCCATTCACATTTCGGTAGTACCCGCTGCCATAGGCTAGTCTCAAATCTTCCACCTTGAGAGAAACAACATGTTGGTGAAAGAAGGGAAAAGCCATTtggttggggtgggggcagggatctAAATCAGCCTTGAATTTTGCAAAGGTAGTTTTTCACAAAGGCCTTTCAACCCATGTTCTATGCCAGGGTTGATAAATAGCTACATAAAAGGTAATAACTTGTACCACATCCCAATTTATGTGCTGAAAAATAGACATGACACTTTCCTTTCTCAACACCATCA contains the following coding sequences:
- the STK26 gene encoding serine/threonine-protein kinase 26 — translated: MAHSPVAVQVPGMQNNIADPEELFTKLERIGKGSFGEVFKGIDNRTQQVVAIKIIDLEEAEDEIEDIQQEITVLSQCDSSYVTKYYGSYLKGSKLWIIMEYLGGGSALDLLRAGPFDEFQIATMLKEILKGLDYLHSEKKIHRDIKAANVLLSEQGDVKLADFGVAGQLTDTQIKRNTFVGTPFWMAPEVIQQSAYDSKADIWSLGITAIELAKGEPPNSDMHPMRVLFLIPKNNPPTLVGDFTKSFKEFIDACLNKDPSFRPTAKELLKHKFIVKNSKKTSYLTELIDRFKRWKAEGHSDDESDSEGSDSESTSRENNTHPEWSFTTVRKKPDPKKLQNGAEQDLVQTLSCLSMIITPAFAELKQQDENNASRNQAIEELEKSIAVAEAACPGITDKMVKKLIEKFQKCSADESP
- the FRMD7 gene encoding LOW QUALITY PROTEIN: FERM domain-containing protein 7 (The sequence of the model RefSeq protein was modified relative to this genomic sequence to represent the inferred CDS: substituted 1 base at 1 genomic stop codon) — translated: MFEQKSSGKALFNLSCSHLNLAEKEYFGLEFCSHSGNNVWLELLKSITKQVKNPKEVVFKFMVKFFPVDPGHLREELTRYLFTLQIKKDLALGRLPCSDNCTALMISHILQSELGDFHEETDRKYLAQTRYLPNQDDLESKIVQFHQKHIGKSPAESDILLLDIARKLDMYGIRPHPASDGEGMQIQLAVAHMGVLVLRGNTKINTFNWAKIRKLSFKRKHFLIKLHANILVLCKDTLEFTMASRDACKAFWKTCVEYHAFFRLSEEPKSKPKTLLCSKGSSFRYSGRTQRQLLEYGKKGRLKSLPFERKHYPSQYHERQCRSSPDLLSDVSKQVEDLRLAYGSGYYRNVNGVHASEPVLDSRRRNSAVEVTFAAELEHSKPEADPTSLHQSQSSSSFPFIYTDPVFTTDPDPDYFEERNPLSSFQTSCKFADNHTSTSSGLTSKVSPARQLTYTDVPYIPCTGQQVDIMPPQVFFYVDRPPQVPRQSPITAEERERPDSCLQPTAMKPAKRSPGNLRMQSFQQDFQELQEAMAQTTGWSNLNVDLEEEDPNLEDAFAYNIQEPTPKRSQSQSDMKTIRFPFGSEFKPLGPCPALSRKADLFTYMFAEQEFPTVLMDQGATEGYVASESSDSESEILKPDYYSLYDKGISSPMARIRLSSGSLQLDEEDEDVSFNTSSAEDRTLXKACNYFLA